The Haladaptatus cibarius D43 genome window below encodes:
- a CDS encoding FmdB family zinc ribbon protein, whose amino-acid sequence MSLRRLINRLRNNHIDYVCANCGRAFDLPLDACPSCEGEPLHRIVK is encoded by the coding sequence ATGTCCCTCCGGCGACTCATCAATCGGCTTCGAAACAACCACATCGACTACGTCTGTGCGAACTGCGGGCGGGCGTTCGACCTCCCGCTTGATGCCTGTCCTTCGTGTGAGGGTGAACCCCTGCATCGAATCGTAAAATGA
- a CDS encoding acyl-CoA thioesterase gives MDEFGYTTKVETRYSDFDTMGHVNNAVYATYLEQARIDYFRDVIGIPLNEISGVIAHLEIDYRRSITPEDEVTVAMAVTELGESSITMKHEIRAGDDVAATAEVVQVAIDRDTGEPRSIPSELRDRIITHEDC, from the coding sequence ATGGACGAGTTCGGCTACACCACCAAGGTCGAAACGCGGTACAGCGACTTTGACACGATGGGCCACGTCAACAACGCGGTGTACGCGACGTACCTCGAACAGGCGCGAATCGACTATTTTCGGGACGTTATCGGGATTCCACTGAACGAAATCAGCGGCGTCATCGCGCATCTCGAAATCGACTACCGCCGGTCGATAACGCCCGAAGACGAGGTGACCGTCGCCATGGCGGTCACGGAACTCGGCGAATCGAGCATCACGATGAAACACGAAATCCGCGCGGGAGACGATGTGGCCGCCACTGCCGAAGTCGTGCAGGTCGCCATCGACAGGGATACCGGCGAACCTCGCTCGATTCCGTCCGAACTGCGCGACAGAATAATCACGCACGAAGACTGCTAA
- a CDS encoding glyoxalase/bleomycin resistance/dioxygenase family protein has product MSGIIFFASENRAETVEFYTDRLGADVWLEQTDCTILKYDNMLFGFCARDSADTDGILTFITDDRAGVDSRYEELADCAREEPNANPEYDIYHFFADDPEGRAVEVQTFDHETESV; this is encoded by the coding sequence ATGAGTGGAATCATCTTTTTCGCCAGCGAAAATCGCGCGGAAACCGTCGAATTCTACACCGATCGACTCGGTGCGGACGTGTGGCTCGAACAAACCGACTGTACGATTCTGAAATACGACAACATGCTGTTCGGATTCTGCGCGCGTGACTCGGCAGACACGGATGGAATTTTGACCTTCATCACCGACGACCGCGCGGGTGTCGATTCGCGGTACGAAGAACTGGCGGACTGTGCACGCGAGGAACCAAATGCGAACCCGGAGTACGACATCTATCACTTCTTCGCGGACGACCCGGAAGGGCGAGCCGTCGAAGTGCAGACGTTCGACCACGAAACTGAATCGGTGTGA
- a CDS encoding TOBE domain-containing protein, producing the protein MLSARNRLTGEVVELQTGDVTAEVTIDVNGETITAVITRESVENLEIEEGMELTAVVKATDVMVRSD; encoded by the coding sequence ATGCTAAGCGCACGAAACCGACTGACGGGAGAGGTAGTAGAACTCCAAACCGGTGACGTGACCGCCGAGGTTACAATCGACGTAAACGGCGAGACGATAACCGCGGTCATCACCCGCGAATCGGTCGAAAATCTCGAAATAGAAGAAGGAATGGAACTGACTGCGGTGGTCAAAGCGACCGACGTGATGGTTCGGTCGGACTGA
- a CDS encoding helix-turn-helix domain-containing protein, whose product MAKYSTGNSSGGGSSGSCELCGKATDSLTEASVAGAQLSVCENCASHNDAAQPTKTENREPSEQDRKRRAAQRTARMDDARKGDSRHWEEEGTNYDSDPLPYLVSNYGDNVVEARQDAGLQREELADELDIPEKHLLAVEQNRANRAGVGGSVIEALEDHLDVTLSESA is encoded by the coding sequence ATGGCTAAATATTCGACCGGGAACTCCTCCGGCGGCGGTAGCAGCGGTTCCTGTGAACTCTGCGGGAAAGCGACCGATTCGCTGACCGAGGCGAGTGTCGCGGGCGCGCAGTTGTCCGTCTGCGAGAACTGTGCGAGCCACAACGACGCGGCACAGCCCACGAAAACCGAGAACCGAGAACCCAGCGAACAGGACAGAAAGCGCCGGGCCGCCCAGCGGACGGCGCGGATGGATGACGCCCGAAAGGGCGACTCCCGCCACTGGGAGGAAGAGGGGACGAACTACGACAGCGACCCTCTACCGTACCTCGTCTCCAACTATGGCGACAACGTCGTGGAAGCGCGACAGGACGCGGGCCTTCAGCGCGAGGAACTCGCCGACGAACTCGACATTCCGGAAAAACACCTTCTCGCGGTCGAACAGAACCGGGCAAACCGGGCGGGCGTCGGCGGATCGGTCATCGAAGCGTTGGAAGACCACCTCGACGTGACGCTCTCGGAATCGGCGTAG
- a CDS encoding serine-tRNA(Ala) deacylase AlaX: MTRAPAEPYRTRFETTVERRDGRDVVLSETYFYAESGGQPADRGTLGGVPVVDVQKHDGEVVHTLGTKIESGVEMESESGTKTKADSGAEIAAESGSNPDSAASPEFEAGDTIVGQIDEAFRTYCMRAHTASHALYGAGRGILDDLGYGGFDIGEEKIRVDFETSTDIDDEILVELERLTNRAVWDSLPVSWEEIPKEEAMQREDIAFNTKTEEGVLSDSEMVRVVEIEQWDVAACGGTHVENTHEIGPVTMLSRSNPGEGLTRVEFAVGPPAIQQQADEKSSALDSARIAGTSVEDLPEEIDRLTDELDSLESELADAKSTLVGEKIEELADETTSRNGSEWLVGTIDGVGPNELADRVRELAGDAADVVALTGKDGATFLVVGADGDISAGDVIDEVTAEFGGGGGGSSAFAQGGGLSAEPEDVVSFLRE, translated from the coding sequence ATGACTCGCGCGCCAGCGGAACCCTATCGAACGCGCTTCGAAACGACTGTCGAACGACGAGACGGGCGCGACGTGGTTCTCTCGGAGACGTATTTTTACGCCGAAAGCGGCGGTCAACCCGCCGACAGAGGAACCCTCGGTGGCGTTCCGGTCGTTGACGTACAGAAACACGACGGAGAAGTGGTTCACACGCTCGGAACGAAAATCGAGTCCGGAGTCGAAATGGAATCCGAGTCGGGAACTAAAACGAAAGCCGACTCAGGAGCCGAAATCGCGGCCGAATCCGGATCGAACCCGGATTCGGCCGCCAGCCCGGAGTTCGAAGCGGGTGATACCATCGTCGGGCAGATAGACGAAGCCTTCCGAACTTATTGCATGCGAGCGCACACCGCAAGCCACGCCCTCTACGGTGCTGGTCGGGGAATTTTGGACGACCTCGGCTACGGTGGCTTCGACATCGGCGAGGAGAAAATTCGCGTCGATTTCGAAACCTCGACGGACATCGACGACGAAATTCTCGTGGAACTCGAACGCCTGACGAACCGCGCGGTTTGGGATTCGCTTCCGGTGTCGTGGGAAGAAATCCCGAAGGAAGAAGCGATGCAACGCGAGGACATCGCGTTCAACACCAAAACGGAGGAGGGCGTCCTGAGCGATTCCGAGATGGTTCGAGTCGTGGAAATAGAGCAGTGGGACGTGGCGGCCTGCGGCGGAACACACGTCGAAAATACGCACGAAATCGGCCCGGTTACCATGCTTTCACGGTCGAACCCCGGCGAGGGATTGACTCGGGTTGAGTTCGCCGTCGGCCCGCCAGCAATCCAACAGCAAGCGGACGAAAAATCCTCGGCGCTCGATTCGGCGCGAATCGCGGGGACGAGTGTCGAAGATTTGCCCGAGGAAATCGATAGACTCACCGACGAACTCGACAGCCTCGAAAGCGAACTGGCGGACGCGAAATCCACACTCGTTGGCGAGAAAATAGAGGAGTTGGCGGACGAGACGACATCCCGAAACGGCAGTGAGTGGCTGGTCGGCACCATCGACGGCGTCGGCCCGAACGAACTCGCAGACCGCGTCCGGGAACTTGCAGGCGATGCGGCGGACGTGGTCGCACTCACAGGAAAAGACGGCGCGACGTTCCTCGTGGTTGGTGCAGACGGCGACATTTCCGCAGGTGACGTGATAGACGAGGTAACCGCCGAGTTCGGCGGCGGTGGCGGCGGCAGTTCGGCGTTTGCGCAGGGTGGCGGACTGTCGGCTGAACCGGAAGATGTAGTTTCGTTTTTGCGTGAATAG
- a CDS encoding prolyl oligopeptidase family serine peptidase, producing the protein MSTDPPKTERRETSETMHGEDISDPYRWLEGDDGAVQKWISTQNEYADSHLQTTARDELRPQFEALAEIAEFFPIKPTSGGYFQRVSFPDDDLPVLSSRDVFDGERRVLADPNEWSDDGTLTINWFVPSPDGSLVAYGVMEGGTEQYDIRVIDSETGGLVDELRDVGRSGEFSFAWDETGFYYGRTGTLDEEGQLDKSLAYHRLGDDGDDHEFAIELDDQTWGRLHTGGDGEHAVAALMRDWERTDVYYEQNGEFEPLVVGEDAIFDPQIHDDRVFFRTSADAPNYRIARTNFDGGDRTPNDLESVIPEKEAILWKFAIAGDHLVVQYERNAISELSVFTLDGDHVEDVSLPGTGSIDGLHGVRESGECFFRFQSFDQPPTVYRYVVGDGLTEIDRPAVSIDADLEVEQEWYESKDGTEVPMFIVHAGVELDGDNPTVLYGYGGFDLSQSPTFRQYTIPFVERGGVFAVANVRGGGEFGEEWHHAARKERKQNTFDDFIAGAEYLAERGYTRPERLGIEGRSNGGLTVGATLTQRPDLFSACLCAVPLLDMLRFHNFLLGASWTSEYGSPDDPDDFEYIREYSPYHNVEEREYPAVLFKTAEGDSRVHPFHARKMTARMQGLNTADRPVLLREEQNTGHGTGKPTEMVVREKLDEWSFFFEQLAI; encoded by the coding sequence ATGTCAACAGACCCTCCGAAAACCGAAAGACGGGAAACCAGCGAGACGATGCACGGCGAGGATATTTCCGACCCGTATCGGTGGCTGGAAGGTGACGACGGGGCAGTGCAGAAATGGATTTCCACCCAGAACGAATACGCCGACTCCCATCTTCAGACGACGGCACGCGACGAACTCAGACCACAATTCGAAGCTCTCGCAGAAATCGCGGAGTTCTTCCCGATTAAACCCACTTCCGGAGGCTACTTTCAGCGAGTGTCGTTTCCGGACGACGACCTGCCAGTTCTGTCGAGTCGGGACGTGTTCGATGGCGAGCGTCGCGTCCTCGCCGACCCGAACGAGTGGAGCGACGACGGCACGCTGACGATAAACTGGTTCGTCCCGTCACCTGACGGGTCGCTCGTCGCCTATGGCGTCATGGAGGGTGGCACCGAGCAGTACGATATTCGCGTCATCGATAGCGAAACCGGTGGCCTCGTGGACGAACTCCGAGACGTCGGACGAAGCGGCGAGTTCTCCTTTGCGTGGGACGAAACCGGATTTTACTACGGTCGAACCGGAACGCTGGACGAGGAGGGGCAACTCGACAAGTCGCTTGCCTACCACCGACTCGGTGATGACGGCGACGACCACGAGTTCGCAATCGAACTCGACGACCAAACGTGGGGACGCCTCCATACTGGCGGCGACGGCGAGCACGCCGTCGCTGCGCTCATGCGCGACTGGGAACGAACTGACGTGTACTACGAGCAAAACGGGGAGTTCGAGCCGCTCGTCGTGGGCGAAGACGCGATTTTCGACCCGCAAATTCACGACGACCGGGTTTTCTTCCGGACGAGCGCTGACGCCCCGAACTACCGAATCGCACGAACAAATTTCGACGGAGGCGACCGCACCCCGAACGACCTTGAATCGGTGATTCCGGAGAAAGAAGCGATTCTGTGGAAGTTCGCCATCGCGGGCGACCATCTCGTCGTGCAGTACGAACGCAATGCAATTTCCGAACTCTCGGTGTTCACCCTTGACGGCGACCACGTCGAGGACGTTTCCTTGCCCGGAACCGGTTCCATCGACGGATTGCATGGCGTGCGCGAAAGCGGCGAGTGCTTCTTCCGGTTTCAGTCGTTCGACCAACCGCCGACAGTTTATCGGTACGTCGTCGGCGACGGCCTGACAGAAATCGACCGACCGGCGGTGTCCATCGACGCTGACCTCGAAGTCGAACAGGAGTGGTACGAGTCGAAGGACGGTACGGAAGTTCCGATGTTCATCGTCCACGCCGGAGTCGAACTGGACGGCGACAACCCGACAGTTCTCTACGGCTACGGTGGATTCGACCTCAGTCAGTCCCCGACCTTCCGGCAGTACACGATTCCGTTCGTCGAACGGGGCGGCGTCTTCGCCGTCGCAAACGTTCGCGGCGGCGGCGAGTTCGGCGAGGAATGGCACCACGCCGCGCGAAAGGAACGAAAGCAGAACACCTTCGACGATTTCATCGCGGGGGCGGAGTACCTCGCAGAGCGAGGCTATACCCGACCCGAACGTCTCGGAATCGAAGGCCGAAGCAACGGCGGGCTAACTGTCGGGGCGACGCTTACTCAGCGTCCAGACCTATTTTCGGCCTGTCTCTGTGCCGTTCCCTTGCTCGACATGCTCCGGTTCCACAACTTCCTGCTCGGCGCGTCGTGGACTTCCGAGTACGGGTCGCCCGACGACCCGGACGATTTCGAGTACATCCGCGAGTACTCGCCATATCACAACGTCGAAGAACGGGAGTATCCCGCGGTGCTGTTCAAAACCGCCGAAGGCGACAGTCGGGTGCATCCATTTCACGCTCGAAAAATGACCGCGCGAATGCAGGGACTGAACACCGCAGACCGACCGGTTTTGCTCCGCGAAGAACAGAATACGGGCCACGGAACCGGAAAGCCGACGGAGATGGTCGTGCGAGAAAAGCTGGACGAATGGTCGTTCTTTTTCGAGCAGTTAGCAATCTAA
- a CDS encoding acyl-CoA dehydrogenase family protein, with the protein MNLSPEQRAIRDVVREFAVEEIQPTAADCDENEEFPEDVWNGLAELDLTGMTVPEEYGGIDVDKMTYSIANEQVAYGALSVATALSVHCLATSCLAEFGDEEQKERWLPEMAEGRPVGAFALSESEAGSNPAEMSTEARKEGDEYVINGKKQWITNGKRADVIVLFAKTDRDDPRSVTQFVVPKDAGVEVGKKEEKLGLRASDTTSLIFDDVRIPANYRLTEEGKGLSAALHILTGGRIGIASQSVGLSQAALDQAIDYAEEREQFGKPIADIQTIRHKFADMQTKLQAGRLLTRDAARLADAGEEHQMAASMAKYFASESAVEITNEAVQIHGGYGYTTDFDVERLYRDSKITTIYEGTSEIQKKVIARNLLG; encoded by the coding sequence ATGAACCTCTCCCCGGAACAACGGGCCATTCGTGACGTGGTTCGGGAATTCGCTGTCGAGGAAATCCAGCCGACTGCGGCGGACTGTGACGAGAACGAAGAATTCCCCGAGGACGTGTGGAACGGACTCGCAGAACTCGATTTGACGGGCATGACGGTGCCCGAGGAGTACGGCGGCATCGACGTGGACAAGATGACCTACAGCATCGCCAACGAGCAAGTCGCCTACGGCGCGCTGTCGGTGGCCACGGCGCTGTCGGTTCACTGCCTTGCAACGTCCTGTCTCGCGGAGTTCGGCGACGAAGAGCAAAAAGAACGCTGGCTTCCCGAGATGGCCGAGGGACGACCTGTCGGTGCGTTCGCGCTGTCGGAATCCGAAGCCGGGTCGAACCCGGCGGAGATGTCCACCGAGGCGCGAAAGGAGGGCGACGAGTACGTCATCAACGGCAAAAAACAGTGGATTACGAACGGCAAGCGCGCCGACGTGATCGTCCTGTTCGCTAAAACCGACCGGGACGACCCGCGAAGCGTCACGCAGTTCGTGGTTCCGAAGGACGCTGGCGTCGAAGTCGGGAAGAAAGAGGAGAAACTCGGTCTGCGCGCGAGCGACACGACGAGTCTCATTTTCGACGACGTGCGGATTCCCGCCAACTACCGACTCACCGAAGAGGGCAAGGGACTTTCCGCCGCACTGCACATTCTGACCGGCGGCCGTATCGGCATCGCCAGTCAGTCGGTCGGACTCTCGCAGGCCGCACTCGACCAAGCCATCGACTACGCCGAGGAGCGCGAGCAGTTCGGCAAGCCGATTGCCGACATCCAAACTATTCGGCACAAGTTCGCGGACATGCAGACGAAACTACAGGCAGGGCGTCTGCTGACTCGGGATGCCGCCCGACTCGCGGACGCTGGCGAGGAACACCAGATGGCGGCGAGCATGGCGAAGTATTTCGCCAGCGAGTCCGCCGTCGAAATCACGAACGAGGCGGTGCAGATTCACGGCGGCTACGGCTACACGACGGATTTCGATGTGGAACGCCTCTACCGCGATTCGAAAATCACGACCATCTACGAGGGAACCTCCGAGATTCAAAAGAAGGTCATCGCCCGCAATCTGCTGGGCTAA
- a CDS encoding HAD family hydrolase: protein MTDDVAAVVYDLDGTLVQLIVNWKAVAQDVAMELETHGVDASDADLWRMLDLADEANVRREIETIIGQHERDGARRSTRLPHADELLSRDVPVGVCSLNCESACHVGLETHGLARHVDAVVGRDSVSTRKPHPEPLRATLRELGVDGNAVFVGDSRRDELTAERAGIAFEYV from the coding sequence GTGACTGACGACGTTGCAGCGGTGGTGTACGACCTCGATGGAACGCTCGTGCAACTCATCGTGAACTGGAAAGCGGTGGCACAGGACGTAGCGATGGAACTGGAAACTCACGGCGTCGATGCGAGCGACGCCGACCTCTGGCGGATGCTCGATTTAGCCGACGAGGCGAATGTCCGGCGAGAAATCGAGACGATAATCGGCCAGCACGAACGTGATGGCGCGCGACGTTCGACTCGCCTCCCGCACGCGGACGAACTGCTTTCCCGTGATGTTCCCGTCGGCGTGTGTTCGCTGAACTGTGAATCGGCCTGCCACGTCGGCCTCGAAACGCACGGACTTGCGAGACACGTCGATGCCGTCGTCGGACGGGATTCGGTTTCAACGCGAAAGCCCCATCCGGAACCGCTGCGTGCGACCCTACGGGAACTCGGTGTGGATGGAAACGCCGTTTTCGTCGGGGATTCGCGTCGGGACGAACTGACCGCAGAACGCGCTGGCATCGCCTTCGAATACGTCTAA
- a CDS encoding helix-turn-helix domain-containing protein gives MTGTIAEVTFPADTFALQRTLQKLDTTRFDIEQVVAHSRNRLLPFVWAGTSDHEAVESALLTDDSVRNFQLIAEFDTECLYQLEWVTKIDALVQILVEEQGAILTATGKKDTWNLRILFGDHDALARTYEHCETRGIDLEINTIQEFTQKRPGQFGLTQSQRQTLQLAHDRGYYSVPREVSAKTLAGELGVTHQSLSERLRRGHENLVKNTLAGGQ, from the coding sequence ATGACGGGAACGATTGCTGAGGTGACGTTTCCCGCCGATACGTTCGCCCTCCAACGAACCCTTCAAAAGCTCGACACTACCCGGTTCGACATCGAACAGGTCGTGGCACACAGTCGAAATCGGCTGCTGCCGTTCGTCTGGGCAGGCACCAGCGACCATGAAGCCGTCGAATCCGCCCTCCTCACCGACGATAGCGTGAGAAATTTCCAACTCATCGCCGAGTTCGACACTGAATGTCTCTACCAGTTGGAGTGGGTCACCAAAATCGACGCCCTCGTGCAAATCCTCGTGGAAGAACAGGGAGCGATTCTCACCGCAACCGGAAAAAAAGATACGTGGAATCTCCGGATTTTGTTCGGTGACCACGACGCACTCGCTCGTACCTACGAACATTGTGAAACCCGAGGAATCGACCTCGAAATCAACACGATTCAGGAGTTCACACAGAAACGACCCGGCCAGTTCGGTCTGACCCAAAGTCAACGACAGACACTTCAACTCGCCCACGACCGGGGCTACTACTCCGTTCCGCGGGAAGTCTCCGCGAAAACGCTCGCTGGTGAACTCGGTGTGACACATCAATCCCTCTCGGAGCGACTACGCCGCGGTCACGAGAATCTCGTGAAAAATACGCTCGCTGGCGGTCAGTAG
- a CDS encoding DUF5822 domain-containing protein: protein MPEPVETYSPDGVDYGWVMQVTFVTTIVIGAPLVALIAFFSGVSLPTWASRVSFAVRIGAIVWFVTAICVFFYARRQQAD from the coding sequence GTGCCCGAACCAGTCGAAACCTACAGTCCGGACGGCGTCGATTACGGGTGGGTGATGCAGGTCACCTTCGTCACCACCATCGTCATCGGTGCGCCACTCGTCGCACTCATCGCGTTTTTCTCGGGTGTGTCGCTGCCGACGTGGGCGTCGCGCGTCTCCTTCGCGGTTCGCATCGGCGCAATCGTGTGGTTCGTCACCGCGATTTGCGTGTTTTTCTACGCTCGTCGCCAGCAGGCGGACTAA
- the panB gene encoding 3-methyl-2-oxobutanoate hydroxymethyltransferase yields MPTVRDIRAKAGEAPITMLTAYDAPTAEIVDDADIDMILVGDSMGNAVLGYDSTLPVTVDEVASRTGAVARGVEDALVIADLPFLSFGFDTKTAVEHAGRMVKEEGANAVKIESGSHTVELTETLSQIGIPVMAHLGLTPQHVNQSGYARQGTSQESAEGMLELAREHEEAGAFSLVLEHVPANLAETITEELDIPTIGIGAGPHTDGQVLVITDAVGLGDWSPSFSKQFGDVRGEMERAVSAYRDEVESGEFPADEHSHVEENLDDVY; encoded by the coding sequence ATGCCAACGGTGAGGGATATTCGCGCCAAGGCGGGCGAAGCGCCGATTACGATGCTCACGGCCTACGACGCGCCGACAGCCGAAATCGTGGACGACGCCGACATCGACATGATACTCGTCGGGGACAGCATGGGCAACGCAGTGTTGGGATACGATTCCACGCTTCCCGTCACGGTTGACGAGGTTGCGAGTCGAACCGGGGCCGTTGCCCGCGGTGTTGAAGATGCACTGGTCATCGCCGATTTGCCATTCTTGAGTTTCGGCTTCGATACGAAGACGGCGGTCGAACACGCAGGTCGAATGGTAAAAGAGGAAGGTGCAAACGCCGTCAAAATCGAGAGCGGAAGCCACACCGTGGAGCTAACCGAAACGCTCTCACAAATCGGTATTCCGGTGATGGCCCACCTCGGGCTGACGCCACAGCACGTCAACCAGTCGGGATACGCCCGACAGGGAACGTCGCAGGAGTCCGCAGAGGGAATGCTCGAACTCGCCAGAGAACACGAGGAAGCGGGCGCGTTCTCGCTCGTCCTCGAACACGTTCCGGCGAACCTGGCGGAAACCATCACGGAAGAACTCGACATCCCGACCATCGGAATCGGTGCCGGGCCACACACGGACGGGCAGGTGCTCGTCATCACCGACGCAGTCGGATTGGGCGACTGGAGTCCATCGTTCTCGAAGCAGTTCGGCGACGTTCGAGGCGAAATGGAACGTGCGGTTTCCGCGTACCGCGACGAAGTCGAATCCGGCGAGTTCCCGGCGGACGAACACTCGCACGTCGAAGAAAATCTGGACGACGTGTACTGA
- a CDS encoding alpha/beta fold hydrolase: METVTHHDRTTAYRIVDRGGEGDPVLFVHGSGGTHELWKAQLARLASSFPVVALDLSGHGDSEDVEADPGWSTISAYSDDVLAVAEETGAKTLVGNSLGGAIVMHLVLDRDFEPDALALVGTGAKLAVLDDLLIWLESDFDRAVEFLHDGDRLFHDPDDRYVELSKESMYEVGRRVTSRDFHSCHTFDVRDQLNGIVAPTLAVVGEHDMLTPPRYHKYLADNVIDGQYVEIEGTAHLTMLETPEAFNGTLTRFLEGVR; encoded by the coding sequence ATGGAAACAGTCACACACCACGACCGGACGACAGCTTATCGCATCGTAGACCGTGGTGGTGAGGGCGACCCGGTGCTGTTCGTCCACGGAAGCGGCGGCACACACGAACTCTGGAAAGCTCAACTCGCCCGCCTCGCTTCTTCGTTCCCCGTCGTCGCACTTGATTTGAGTGGCCACGGCGACTCCGAAGACGTGGAGGCAGACCCCGGCTGGAGCACCATCTCGGCCTACTCCGACGACGTGCTGGCCGTCGCCGAGGAAACCGGAGCGAAAACCCTCGTCGGCAACTCGCTCGGCGGCGCAATCGTCATGCACCTCGTCCTCGACCGCGACTTCGAACCCGACGCCCTCGCACTCGTCGGAACCGGCGCAAAACTGGCCGTACTCGACGATTTACTCATCTGGCTCGAATCGGATTTCGACCGCGCCGTCGAATTTTTACACGACGGCGACCGCCTATTTCACGACCCAGACGACCGCTACGTCGAACTTTCGAAAGAGTCGATGTACGAAGTCGGACGGCGAGTGACGAGTCGTGATTTTCACTCCTGTCACACTTTCGACGTGCGCGACCAGTTGAACGGAATCGTCGCCCCGACGCTCGCCGTCGTCGGCGAGCACGACATGCTCACGCCGCCACGATATCACAAATATCTGGCCGACAACGTCATCGACGGCCAGTACGTCGAAATCGAAGGAACCGCGCATCTAACTATGCTCGAAACGCCGGAGGCGTTCAACGGAACGCTGACGCGGTTTTTGGAAGGCGTTCGGTAG
- a CDS encoding DUF7127 family protein — protein MTLERITQQSGSISRRYSYDDGDVVVADFGTADVSVDVLEDVAIVVVEEDDDEFQTEIDLPTGGAEVLINNGILTITEGR, from the coding sequence ATGACACTCGAACGTATCACACAGCAGAGTGGCAGCATCTCCCGTCGCTACAGCTACGACGATGGAGATGTCGTCGTCGCCGACTTCGGCACTGCAGACGTTTCGGTAGACGTGCTCGAAGACGTGGCAATCGTCGTCGTCGAGGAAGATGACGATGAGTTCCAGACGGAAATCGACCTGCCAACCGGAGGGGCAGAAGTGTTAATCAACAACGGAATCCTAACCATAACGGAGGGACGATGA